The Triticum dicoccoides isolate Atlit2015 ecotype Zavitan chromosome 6A, WEW_v2.0, whole genome shotgun sequence genome has a window encoding:
- the LOC119316034 gene encoding heat shock cognate 70 kDa protein-like: MGGMESDEGPAIGIDLGTTYSCVAVWRQSHNRVEIIPSDQGNLTMPSCVAFTEAWRLIGDAAVNQAAMNPVNTVFDVKRLIGRKFSDKSVQGDIKMWPFKVVSGPSDRPMIVVQYRNEEKQFEAEEISAMLLGKIRETAEAYLGRKVQNAVITVPVYFNDSQRQATIDAGAIAGLNVMRIINEPSAAAIAYGFGKMSDSDKVETVLVFDLGGGTLDVSIVKVDPGADIDMGVFEVKSTSGNTHLGGEDFNNLMVKHFVREFLKKYKKNDIRENPKALRRLRTACEKAKRVLSSTTQATVEIDSLHDGIDFYGAITRAKFEELNLDLFRKCIVHVEKCLSLAKMEKSQIHDVVLVGGSSRIPKVRELLKDFFQGKELCTKINPDEAVAYGAAVQAAILSGEGNEEVRDVLLLDVTPLSLGVETEGGEMSVVISRNTTIPVKKDKVYTTCHDNQTRILFQVYEGEGSETVDNNLLGKFTLRGIPRAPRAVPKVNVTFEINPDCILKVTAVDMSTGNTNNITITREQGRLSAEEIERMVRDANKYNSEDKKEMEKNSDI; the protein is encoded by the exons ATGGGGGGCATGGAGTCCGACGAGGGACCGGCGATCGGCATCGACCTCGGGACGACCTACTCGTGCGTGGCCGTGTGGCGGCAGTCGCACAACCGAGTGGAGATTATCCCCAGCGACCAGGGCAACCTCACTATGCCGTCCTGCGTTGCCTTCACCGAGGCTTGGAGGCTCATAGGCGACGCGGCTGTGAACCAGGCCGCCATGAACCCCGTCAACACCGTCTTTG ATGTGAAGCGCCTTATTGGCCGGAAATTCAGCGACAAGTCAGTGCAGGGAGATATCAAGATGTGGCCTTTCAAAGTTGTCTCAGGTCCTAGTGACCGGCCGATGATCGTGGTGCAGTACAGGAATGAGGAGAAGCAGTTTGAGGCCGAGGAGATCTCAGCCATGTTGCTTGGCAAGATTCGGGAGACAGCTGAGGCCTACCTCGGTAGGAAGGTGCAGAATGCGGTGATTACTGTCCCGGTCTACTTCAACGACTCCCAGCGCCAAGCCACCATTGACGCCGGGGCCATCGCTGGCCTCAACGTGATGCGCATCATCAACGAGCCCTCCGCTGCAGCCATCGCCTATGGCTTTGGCAAGATGTCCGACAGCGATAAAGTGGAGACTGTTCTCGTGTTTGATCTTGGTGGCGGAACCTTGGATGTCTCCATTGTCAAAGTTGATCCGGGTGCCGACATTGACATGGGCGTCTTTGAGGTCAAGTCTACGTCTGGTAACACCCACCTTGGCGGGGAGGATTTCAACAACCTCATGGTGAAGCACTTCGTGCGAGAGTTTCTTAAGAAGTACAAGAAGAACGACATCAGGGAAAACCCAAAGGCGCTTCGGCGGCTCAGGACGGCCTGCGAGAAGGCCAAGAGGGTGCTGTCGAGCACGACTCAGGCAACCGTTGAGATCGACTCGCTTCATGATGGCATCGACTTCTACGGTGCCATCACTCGCGCAAAGTTCGAGGAGCTCAACTTGGACCTCTTCCGCAAGTGCATTGTGCATGTGGAGAAGTGCCTCAGCCTCGCCAAGATGGAGAAGTCTCAGATCCACGACGTCGTGCTCGTGGGTGGCTCCAGCCGGATCCCAAAAGTCAGGGAGCTACTCAAGGATTTCTTCCAAGGGAAAGAGCTCTGCACGAAAATCAACCCTGACGAGGCCGTCGCCTATGGTGCCGCCGTACAAGCCGCGATCCTCAGCGGTGAAGGTAATGAGGAAGTGCGGGATGTGCTCCTGCTCGACGTCACGCCGCTCTCGCTTGGAGTGGAGACGGAAGGTGGTGAGATGAGCGTGGTGATCTCTAGGAACACCACCATCCCGGTCAAGAAGGACAAGGTTTATACGACTTGCCACGACAACCAGACAAGGATACTCTTTCAGGTGTACGAGGGCGAGGGGTCGGAGACCGTGGACAACAACCTCCTCGGCAAGTTCACTCTCCGTGGCATCCCCCGAGCTCCCAGGGCCGTGCCAAAGGTCAATGTCACCTTTGAAATCAATCCGGACTGTATTCTGAAGGTAACGGCGGTGGACATGAGTACGGGAAACACTAACAACATCACTATCACAAGAGAACAGGGGCGGCTCAGCGCGGAGGAGATCGAGCGGATGGTGCGTGATGCCAACAAATACAATTCAGAGGACAAGAAGGAAATGGAGAAAAACAGCgatatctaa